The Podospora bellae-mahoneyi strain CBS 112042 chromosome 7, whole genome shotgun sequence genome includes a window with the following:
- a CDS encoding hypothetical protein (EggNog:ENOG503NV3P; COG:S) gives MPSSKKKPQQPAQGEPSNPTAPAVETTDPQTNKPNIVDIHTHMYPVSYIKLLESRNTIPLIRSFPGHPEPRLVLLPSEVPLLSNPSPSHPPGRPLTEAYTSLDAKIAFMDKHNISISVLSLANPWLEFLSTSPDPSSLLEPALRINVEFEVMCNQHPGRLYFFGVLPLHPENTLCALPLVLSMKMKFKHCRGVIIGTNGLGKGLDDPDMEDVFEMLEEDDLPIFLHPHYGLPNQVFGERAEKGEYGHVLSLALGFPMETTVAVSRMYLSGMFDKFPKLKVILAHGGGTLPFLAARIESCIRHDGYLHKKEKEGRGKIKRSIWEVLNSQVYLDAVVYGEVGLKAAIQASGERGVERLMFGTDHPFFPPLEEGEEEWGSVVMNTEAVNKGLGEGSKEARMVLGENAIKILNLEKP, from the coding sequence ATGCCTtccagcaagaagaagccccaGCAACCCGCACAGGGGgaaccctccaacccaaccgccCCCGCAGTCGAAACAACAGATCCCCAGaccaacaagcccaacaTCGTCGACATCCACACCCATATGTACCCTGTCTCCTACATCAAGCTTCTCGAATCCCGCAACACCATTCCCCTCATCCGGTCCTTCCCTGGCCACCCTGAACCtcgcctcgtcctcctcccctctgaggtccccctcctttccaacccttccccatcccaccccccaggACGCCCCCTGACAGAAGCCTACACCTCCCTCGACGCCAAGATCGCCTTCATGGACAAGCacaacatctccatctcgGTCCTCTCCCTCGCTAACCCCTGGCTCGAgttcctctccacctcccccgacccCTCATCCCTCTTGGAACCCGCTCTCAGAATCAACGTCGAGTTCGAAGTCATGTGCAATCAACACCCCGGCCGGCTCTACTTTTTCGGcgtcctccccctccaccccgaaAACACCTTGTGCGCACTCCCGTTGGTTCTCTCCATGAAGATGAAATTCAAACACTGCCGAGGTGTCATCATCGGCACCAATGGGCTGGGAAAAGGTCTCGATGATCCGGACATGGAGGACGTTTTTGAAATgttggaggaagatgacCTGCCAATATTTCTTCACCCGCATTATGGGTTGCCAAATCAGGTGTTTGGagagagggcggagaagggggagtaCGGGCATGTGTTGTCGTTGGCGTTAGGGTTCCCGATGGAGACGACGGTGGCGGTGTCGAGGATGTATCTGTCGGGCATGTTTGACAAGTTTCCCAAGCTAAAAGTCATTCTGGCGCATGGGGGTGGGACGTTGCCGTTTTTGGCGGCGAGGATTGAGAGTTGCATTCGGCATGATGGGTATTTgcacaagaaggagaaggaagggcGTGGGAAGATCAAAAGGTCAATATGGGAGGTGTTGAACAGTCAGGTGTATCTGGATGCGGTGGTGTATGGGGAGGTTGGACTGAAAGCGGCGATTCAGGCGtcgggagagagaggggtggAGAGGCTGATGTTTGGGACTGATCATCCCTTCTTCCCACCGTtagaggaaggggaggaggaatggGGGAGTGTGGTGATGAATACTGAGGCTGTGAATaaggggctgggggaggggagcaaggaggcgaggatggtgttgggggagaatGCGATCAAGATTTTGAACTTGGAGAAACCCTGA